A stretch of Brassica napus cultivar Da-Ae chromosome C6, Da-Ae, whole genome shotgun sequence DNA encodes these proteins:
- the LOC106403470 gene encoding glutathione S-transferase T3-like gives MDPFSLNSPGLVNLLASQSSQTIDLGCSEVPKPASKQKWTTKEDVMLISAWLNTSKDPIVSNEQKAGKFWKRIEEYVNASPLLIGSIPREWSQCKQRWGRVNEQVCKFVGSHEAALKEQASGQNENDLMKAAHDIFFNDYHVKFSLEHCWREIRFDQKWRSHSLSKDGAKEKRKEPAEEVPAEEDVRPPGVKASKAAKRKKHANEAAFDQIESILAVKNNISKQKILDRHGLLVLYLGFFRYQVTGCRRWMLVVVGNVSLIHRRVYNFVSFYTSFNFIGFNG, from the exons ATGGATCCTTTTTCCCTTAACTCTCCCGGGTTGGTTAACCTACTAGCTTCCCAGAGCAGTCAAACAATAGACTTAGGGTGTTCTGAGGTTCCTAAACCTGCGTCAAAGCAAAAGTGGACAACTAAGGAAGACGTTATGCTGATcagtgcttggttgaacacCAGCAAGGATCCAATCGTGAGTAATGAGCAGAAGGCAGGTAAGTTTTGGAAGCGAATAGAGGAGTATGTCAATGCTAGCCCTCTGCTCATTGGCTCCATTCCTAGGGAGTGGAGTcaatgtaagcagaggtggggaaggGTGAATGAGCAGGTGTGCAAGTTTGTGGGAAGCCATGAAGCCGCTTTGAAGGAGCAAGCGAGTGGCCAAAATGAGAATGATCTCATGAAGGCTGCCCATGACATCTTCTTTAATGACTATCATGTCAAGTTCAGTCTTGAACATTGTTGGAGGGAGATTAGGTTTGATCAAAAATGGAGATCACACTCATTGTCGAAAGATGGTGCaaaggagaaaaggaaggaaCCTGCGGAGGAGGTGCCTGCCGAGGAAGATGTTAGGCCTCCTGGTGTTAAGGCTAGCAAAGCAGCCAAACGCAAGAAGCACGCAAATGAAGCAGCTTTTGATCAGATAGAGAGCATATTAGCTGTTAAAAATAACATATCCAAACAGAAAATCCTTGATC gtcacgggttgcTTGTTCTTTATCTTGGTTTCTTTAGGTATCAGGTCACGGGTTGCAGGAGGTGGATGCTTGTAGTAGTAGGTAATGTCAGTTTGATTCACAGGAGAGTGTATAATTTTGTATCTTTCTACACTTCTTTTAACTTCATCGGCTTTAATGGGTGA